The Branchiostoma floridae strain S238N-H82 chromosome 17, Bfl_VNyyK, whole genome shotgun sequence genome has a window encoding:
- the LOC118404889 gene encoding collectin-12-like, which produces MSEGNQQSQANTGDATYDSITDGNCKTELRNLLKKLLHTAGFVFCLVVAITLSFLTVKVISNSEDMAKLSKEIAKLRTELRLHPQTDLEGEKGAMGPAGPASLGPPGPPGEKGAMGPAGPASLGPPGPPGEKGAMGPAGPASVGPPGPPGEKGPAGPVSFGPPGPPGPPGLPGNSFQCPGPAERASCPEGYTKWRETCYKAFNEYKSGGTFNEATETCRRDGGTLAMPRDAETNKFLVSLERNKGSFYWIGLHDQRSEGLFEWVDGSVLGRFKNNVSPI; this is translated from the exons ATGCAACGTACGATTCCATTACGGACGGTAACTGCAAGACAGAACTCCGCAACCTCCTCAAAAAGCTGTTGCACACCGCTGGGTTTGTGTTCTGCCTGGTAGTCGCCATCACGCTGTCATTTCTGACAG TTAAAGTCATCAGTAATTCTGAGGATATGGCCAAACTGTCAAAAGAGATTGCCAAGCTCCGGACGGAACTGCGGTTACATCCACAAACTGATCTGGAAG gagaaaagggagccatggggccggcTGGTCCTGCGTCTCTCGGGCCTCCTggtcctccaggagaaaagggcgCCATGGGGCCTGCTGGTCCTGCGTCTCTCGGGCCTCCTggtcctccaggagaaaagggagccatggggcctgCTGGTCCTGCGTCTGTCGGGCCTCCTggtcctccaggagaaaagggaccGGCTGGCCCTGTGTCTTTTGGGCCACCCGGACCTCCAGGGCCGCCTGGTCTGCCAGGAAACTCGTTTCAGTGTCCAGGACCAGCTGAACGAG cgTCCTGCCCCGAAGGTTATACCAAGTGGCGTGAAACCTGCTATAAAGCGTTCAACGAATATAAATCCGGCGGGACCTTCAACGAAGCGACCGAGACCTGTCGCAGAGATGGCggtaccctcgccatgccccgagacgctgagactaACAAGTTCCTGGTCTCCTTAGAGCGAAACAAAGGGAGCTTTtactggatcggcctgcacgatcagcgctcGGAGGGACTATTTGAGTGGGTGGACGGGTCTGTGCTTGGAAG ATTTAAGAACAACGTCAGTCCCATTTAA